A portion of the Plasmodium gaboni strain SY75 chromosome 5, whole genome shotgun sequence genome contains these proteins:
- a CDS encoding hypothetical protein (conserved Plasmodium protein, unknown function): MNVNKVENRNVFECIEMDEIKKITTYEENSDDNIIFDDLSEYSPSIISNNDNIIEEKKILDDKLLKSMINSENLLKNNQFNWYDNLDIEDYKDNSIIIDNASKLNNIILQPSTVSMNPKNIIDNNIFLTNKESNTFEINNINLKQQNSLINMNTININNDNYEHNVSEDICDTTKSDNSFLDIDQDNNKIKITQQEIKVLKGNHSEKKSSSTESTNAHNDESIKVQNNQNIENNQNIEINQNIKNNQNIKNNQNIKNNQNIKNNQNIKNNQNISLNHMDEEKKNVDDDSFNVPLDINITQPFPLTCNQNDESAFKRMHSKNNIVKKKNHDNEDGIQNENINTQKEDIGGIKDKFNLLNKLKTKQKNREYSNSSLSSLSDAVTNNKTLKHFSTSSYNKIKSKKSKNFINNKDSDLSFIDKKGKEKNKYNTSEDEICDNSKDVYDNNSKNVSNEEQNNMKNIISKIEESVHKKKKKKKKKKKKKKKNKKKKKKKKKSFKKKKKKKKKNNKKKKKTVQKKKKKKKKKNKINQTNNNNDNMDEGLNENNPSEDQYSSEDTLKDNMNPHYDNVNMIHTSNQYNDCSNINYNNFNSNESDHVNPIEGDIMNNFMSLSTRINNNDKKKLTRSSMSSSLKTYNSYNFKNVTCINNSDKNLNSFLKKKMHTTSNMYDIKVPIKKYFQGLKKINNLLSKDNNNNNNNNNDFGSDENINDYINDDEKQVDDSEPIVNNNDDYKNNDNHVNKKSMENINKMNNENIIHDQNNIMYLRQKDSNNTSFDNYWDVDNINKRGPFPSSKLSAFLNENVNNDDVNNVGCNNIQYSDNKENNKENNKENNKELNNYVMEENYLVETSTHNKRNNIINTPCENPINLNTNEYYLSNNIKDDIEVSINKNTNKNIINLYENNFKRISQCPLEEKRINHVFKTFLNNEDLDMHINKNTDNKEETQKIKEIKDIIMKYANNSSYYKDGDLASDHVNNNDHNNYNGNNFFVENITPEERNKINEFLKKHNDPYNIEKSTRIINQGEGKLKVNPTGDINVQKGGDSINSPGSNRNKDDTNNSGNNNNNNKNKNNINDSTNSSSNNNRNNNDDGNDDDDDDNNNNNNRNNNNLSSANNINEITSKVKRRIIDCRNNRLDWGATQVIIDIDDTIRSSGGYKFFNYNLGGVDAQYQRGETYPGSFQFIFELAMNKLAAEAKPLLLSVLTARIPQVPITEDSYLNKKFNEVAERRGIKHWGIDCENKILYSTLKEWVWNETRGEKKFFNFKQLHKYVIQQNSLVRYIWIGDTGDMDRQAGELMIKTFPQRIKAVFLHHVKGKDDNTLLPSDYFIKSVPIFFFRTYIGAATKAHAYNLIDKKGLTRVLVQAVLDLEKSKVPADSSKWEDLIKDIILSDALDELDKYNAETVNRTKRIIAQKMKEISERKLHFIS, from the coding sequence ATGAATGTAAATAAAGTGGAAAACAGAAATGTTTTCGAGTGCATAGAAATGGATgagataaaaaaaattacaacATATGAAGAGAACTcagatgataatataatttttgatGACTTAAGTGAATACTCTCCAAGTATTATAAgtaataatgataatattattgaagagaaaaaaatattagatgataaattattaaagAGTATGATAAATTCTGAAAACCTTTTAAAAAACAATCAATTTAATTGGTATGATAATTTAGATATAGAAGATTATAAAGATAATTCTATAATTATAGATAATGCTAGTAAACTCAATAATATAATCTTACAACCTTCGACTGTTTCTATGAATCctaaaaatattatagataataatatatttctaaCAAACAAAGAAAGTAATACATTcgaaataaataatattaatcTTAAACAACAAAATAGTTTGATTAATATGAACACAAtcaatattaataatgataattatgaaCACAATGTAAGTGAAGATATTTGTGATACAACTAAAAGTGATAATTCCTTTTTAGATATTGATCAAgataataacaaaataaaaataactCAGCAAGAAATTAAAGTGCTAAAAGGAAATCATTCTGAAAAGAAATCTTCATCAACAGAATCAACAAATGCTCACAATGATGAATCAATAAAGGTTcaaaataatcaaaatatagaaaataatcaaaatatagaaattaatcaaaatattaaaaataatcaaaatattaaaaataatcaaaatataaaaaataatcaaaatataaaaaataatcaaaatattaaaaataatcaaaatatatcCTTAAACCATATggatgaagaaaaaaaaaatgttgaCGATGACAGTTTTAATGTTCCCCttgatattaatataacACAACCATTTCCTCTCACATGTAATCAAAATGATGAATCGGCTTTTAAAAGAATGCATAGTAAAAACAACAttgtgaaaaaaaaaaatcatgataatgaagatggtatacaaaatgaaaatattaatacacaaaaagaagatataggaggaataaaagataaatttaatttattaaataaacTGAAGActaaacaaaaaaatagaGAATATTCAAATAGTTCCCTTTCTAGTCTTAGCGATGCTGTAACGAATAATAAAACGTTGAAACATTTTTCAACATCAAGTTATAATAAGataaaatcaaaaaaaagtaaaaattttataaacaaTAAAGATAGTGATCTGTCATTTATTgataaaaaaggaaaagaaaaaaataaatataatactaGTGAAGATGAAATATGTGACAACAGTAAAGATgtatatgataataattctaAAAATGTTTCGAAtgaagaacaaaataatatgaaaaatattattagtaAAATAGAAGAATCTgtacacaaaaaaaaaaaaaaaaaaaaaaaaaaaaaaaaaaaaaaaaaaaaaaataaaaaaaaaaaaaaaaaaaaaaaaaaaagtttcaaaaaaaaaaaaaaaaaaaaaaaaaaaaataataaaaaaaaaaaaaaaactgtacaaaaaaaaaaaaaaaaaaaaaaaaaaaaaaataaaataaatcaaactaataataataatgataatatggatgaaggtttaaatgaaaataatcCAAGTGAAGATCAATATTCTTCCGAGGATACcttaaaagataatatgAACCCTCATTATGATAATGTGAATATGATTCATACAAGTAACCAATATAATGATTGtagtaatataaattataataattttaattcaAACGAGTCTGATCATGTTAATCCTATTGAAGGAGACATAATGAATAATTTCATGTCTTTATCAACTcgtataaataataatgataaaaaaaaattaacacGGTCTTCCATGAGTAGTTCtttaaaaacatataattcatataattttaaaaatgtgacatgtataaataatagtgataagaatttaaattcttttttgaagaaaaaaatgcATACCACTAGTAATATGTATGATATAAAGGTACCTATTAAAAAATACTTCCAGggtttaaaaaaaattaataatttattatcaaaagataataataataataataataataataatgattttggaagtgatgaaaatataaatgattatattaatgatgatgaaaagCAAGTTGATGATTCTGAACCTattgtaaataataatgatgattataaaaataatgacAATCATgtgaataaaaaaagtatggaaaatattaacaaaatgaacaatgaaaatattattcatgatcaaaataatattatgtatttaCGACAAAAGGATAGTAATAATACTAGCTTTGATAATTATTGGGATGTcgataatattaataaaagagGACCATTTCCATCATCAAAATTGAGTGCCTTTCtaaatgaaaatgtaaataatgATGACGTTAACAATGTGGgatgtaataatatacaatataGTGATAATAAAGAGAATAATAAAGAGAATAATAAAGAGAATAATAAAGAACTTAATAATTATGTTATGGAAGAAAATTACCTTGTTGAAACGTCTACACACAACAAAAGGAACAACATAATAAACACTCCATGTGAGAATCCTATCAATCTAAATacaaatgaatattatctgtctaataatataaaagacGATATAGAAGTTtctattaataaaaatacaaataaaaatataattaatttatatgaaaataattttaaacGTATATCACAATGTCCTCTTGAAGAAAAACGAATAAATCACGTGTTTAAAACGTTTTTAAACAATGAAGATTTAGATAtgcatataaataaaaatacagATAACAAAGAGGAAACtcaaaaaattaaagagattaaagatataattatgaagTATGCAAATAATAGCAGTTATTATAAAGATGGTGATTTGGCGTCTGACCATGTGAATAATAatgatcataataattataatggtaataatttttttgttgaGAATATAACACCAGaagaaagaaataaaataaacgaatttttaaaaaaacataatgatccatataatatagaaaaaagCACTAGAATTATTAATCAAGGTGAAGGTAAATTAAAAGTGAATCCTACGGGTGATATAAATGTTCAGAAGGGAGGGGATTCTATAAACAGCCCGGGTAGTAATAGAAACAAGGATGATACTAATAATAGtggtaataataataataataataaaaataaaaataatataaatgatagtactaatagtagtagtaataataatcgtaataataatgatgatggtaatgatgatgatgatgatgataataataataataataacagaaataataacaatCTTAGTAGTgctaataatataaatgaaattaCTTCGAAAGTAAAAAGACGAATTATTGATTGTAGAAATAATAGATTAGACTGGGGAGCAACTCAGGTTATAATAGATATTGATGATACTATAAGATCAAGTGGAGgatataaattttttaattataatttagGAGGTGTAGATGCACAATATCAAAGAGGAGAAACATATCCAGGATCTTTtcaatttatttttgaacTAGCTATGAATAAATTAGCTGCAGAAGCAAAaccattattattatctgTGTTAACAGCTCGAATTCCTCAAGTACCTATAACAGAAGATTcttatttaaataaaaaattcaatGAAGTAGCTGAAAGAAGAGGTATAAAACATTGGGGTATAGACTgtgaaaataaaatattatattcaaCATTGAAAGAATGGGTATGGAATGAAACAAGAGGTgaaaagaaattttttaattttaaacaattacataaatatgtaatacAACAAAATTCTTTAGTTAGATATATATGGATAGGAGATACAGGTGATATGGATAGACAAGCTGGAGAACTTATGATAAAAACATTTCCTCAAAGAATTAAAGCAGTCTTTCTTCATCATGTCAAAGGAAAAGATGATAATACACTACTACCAAGtgattattttattaaatcagtacctatctttttttttcgtaCTTATATCGGAGCAGCAACCAAAGCACATGCATATAACTTAATAGATAAAAAAGGATTAACAAGAGTATTAGTACAGGCTGTTCTAGATCTAGAAAAAAGTAAAGTACCTGCAGATTCATCAAAGTGGGAAgatttaataaaagatattattttaaGTGATGCATTAGATGAACtagataaatataatgcTGAAACCGTTAATAGAACTAAAAGAATTATAGCAcaaaaaatgaaagaaatATCAGAAAGGAaattacattttataagttaa
- a CDS encoding hypothetical protein (conserved Plasmodium protein, unknown function), protein MTKEYVVKANDVYMLIKICNLLDINAVSHVKTAIKSIILDLFGISMLLMVSFKIIKLVDDNMFFILKTDIRFVNLFLYVMQPDHTTKYEFSLEVIKVSNFLPNITCTSNSNIQIENM, encoded by the exons ATGACGAAGGAGTATGTTGTAAAGGCTAACGACGTTTACatgttaataaaaat TTGTAACTTGTTAGATATCAATGCAGTAAGCCATGTAAAAACAGCAATAAAAAGTATCATCTTAGATTTGTTTGGGATATCCATGTTATTAATGGTTAgttttaaaattataaaactagtagatgataatatgttttttattttgaagACGGATATAAG GTTCGTAaacttatttttatatgtcATGCAACCTGACCACACGACTAAATATGAATTTTCTTTAGAGGTCATAAAGGTATCCAATTTTTTGCCCAATATTACCTGCACATCAAACAGTAACATTCAAATTGAAAATATGTAG
- a CDS encoding 6-cysteine protein, producing MMRWSIITGLVIIFSILTCKGQVANKKVDFRTEKRKFVPLNLVPGDVVEYSCPYTLNNDIRNMNGVEREHFDNKDFCFDYVFVGSKLTFLKEYVRGSYNVVHKEEDNLYTSQFSVPPVVLTHRNFDCFCYMEENNVVVKKVLRIHISNGVLKKIPGCDFNDGYKESTAITTFSNMSTRRVKVCEVYPKGGDFISLMCPSNYSIKPDGCFSNVYVKRNPNEEVKEEDRFNMNRKWDESKYNVVSIQTVLKMNMITQGDKYSIFSKLPDIKDQVDFTCICQSNNQQDNLMMNVYMNNKSQFANNTRSIGVNKHSFSNSDILEKIEREEISFGYVSNLSIALILLYLIFAF from the coding sequence ATGATGCGCTGGTCAATCATTACAGGATTGGTTATAATATTCTCCATATTAACATGTAAAGGCCAAGTGGCAAACAAAAAGGTGGATTTTCGAACAGAAAAAAGAAAGTTTGTGCCCTTAAATTTAGTGCCAGGAGATGTTGTAGAATATTCATGTCCATATActttaaataatgatatcAGAAATATGAATGGCGTTGAACGAGAACATTTCGACAATAAAGACTTTTGTTTTGATTATGTATTTGTTGGAAGTAAGTTAACctttttaaaagaatatgtTCGTGGTTCTTATAATGTGGTACATAAAGAAGAAgataatttatatacatcACAATTTAGTGTTCCTCCTGTTGTTTTAACCCATCGAAATTTTGATTGTTTTTGTTATATGgaagaaaataatgttGTGGTTAAGAAGGTTTTAAGAATACATATATCAAATGGTGTTCTTAAGAAAATACCTGGATGTGATTTTAATGATGGATATAAAGAATCGACTGCTATAACTACATTTAGTAATATGAGCACTCGTCGTGTAAAAGTATGTGAGGTATATCCAAAGGGTGGGGATTTCATAAGTTTAATGTGTCCATCAAATTATTCTATTAAACCTGATGGCTGTTTTTCAAatgtatatgtaaaaaGAAATCCTAATGAAGAAGTCAAAGAAGAAGATCGTTTTAATATGAATAGAAAATGGGATGaaagtaaatataatgtTGTGTCTATACAGACagttttaaaaatgaatatgatAACACAAGGTGATAAATAttctatattttcaaaattaCCAGATATAAAAGATCAAGTTGATTTTACATGTATTTGTCAATCAAATAATCAACAAGATAATTTAATGATGAATGTTTATATGAATAACAAATCTCAGTTTGCAAATAATACAAGAAGTATTGGAGTTAATAAACATTCATTTTCTAATTCTGATATTCTTGAAAAAATAGAAAGAGAAGAAATTTCATTTGGATATGTTTCCAATTTATCAATAGctttaattcttttatatctCATTTTTGCTTTTTaa
- a CDS encoding putative SET domain protein: MSDISVLKGIENNGLDKYRLEESEGHKEINVQGKEELFELAIELPKLYRKKNYDVICALIRNYIQRYPKCIDGYICFSTFYMKIKKYRDSLNLIYAALYVDKENKSLINLLKECEEKLVLEICQIPGKYKNWIGYPESRLSNDKGDVYNYNDNINKYDNINKYNNNEEKQINAYTNKNLYNLKKMQIMKHGQYYVALAKKDLIPGEIIFQSKPFMLTQHIISEEYTYSTCYHCLKERKVKEKCYACPLNPHTCPYIFCSWKCLIDNIKIHQVECTLLPIISAAAKESNLSYYIVLHIFRVLIKSKINKGYKDKEHNIINDIFSLQSYYYSVKENQKELFESFNILSNRIILELPSSFYLHLKQKELVEFMLIIWQHSPFIKYYSPSSIIQHTNPETAFGLFFCPLISKLHHSCVPTCSIHFDEYGILSVRSLCNIPEGGKLCVSILSDQYLPLKIRKNVRGMPRVFACGCIRCTDPTENNMHLRSMKCPRCIIGYIYPIKTEALIEALKLYRFDKQADMASKKSGMSEYKMVSNKIYDNQTDQMGEKKGDDQKINSSKNNDNNNNNNINNSDSNNNNNSYHYSKDDGKLFNNKEMNVLKKLGNEMERWICSNCGKLSFVGNKKCIRLENKVFLYYNEAEKNYMDGNIILARKQLLHIYKEYCYILNPNHYILFNINVLLAGLLRYDPNKDLFNSLLHLRKAIISADNVLPICSLEKIHLHTCLSEYTYMCSNLYKLYHKGMGIAPEYIIDPLFYAIWNSCVITGYESTLTIILLQQLRNFCILLNKFTSPYNKIIFHINRKEEFCDFYYQVTQKKNHPFKHIKKIVEQDPFYPVYMTCQHFHIKDINKKYFINILKSFKNIRYIGNGLTALSLAASVGNIELVKILLKLNYSIFIKNEMNMNVLLYMASSILPDEQLVYHSNYYYTLMKEIQLQHVNFDTFQNEYGRYINVISNKMEQKELIKRNKTNQYEINNTYNNNNNNDDDAKCNIICDIKHIDSQNMQSYQLEMTFPFNDMPLDDDFIYGEKSREIDSKQATILILFLTYLDKLQIKRKKSYKIKYNKKWNLSERIQSFQKKKKKKKKKKIKKIKNLIHNGTKYGLNINRNNDMSNEVDIKLDRKINNDKSKDDENGSTDGKILNNNNNISDDDTSGDDASGDDTTSDDTTSDDTTSDDINGDHINGNDINGNHINGDDTDEYSCDDSSLSDSSDVILNSKIRNYYTTKLLTKSVSHKILGSNNALHYACARGKKELVKQLIISGIPINLLNNEGATGLHLACLNGHKEIVDILLEHKNDSLINSITCHGETPLMLGAYGLHYNVVKILIEKKAKIIVNKKETLLHCLVYGLLRMHTIYYKSNKYIDNDTSYLSIQQFNELYSSKYFTQGGESSYLNINFSTSYIPIIENLPNDFFLLPFKLLHRLKKAILILKYIMHLCPIYLYEVKNNNGYNPYELLKAMWSKMCERRIYVLSVSDIKIASFNEQQRNLVFQAWSLITSLVNLLSSILQPDKSVLTSIYKNFIYVDSTDKVKLVSDGPDKKEGEEKKIKDDKNDQGDQKNKDDKNDQGEEKIKDDKNDQGDEKNKDDKNDQSDEKNKDDINEKDDEKNKDDINEKGDEKNKDDKNYQSDEKNKVQGLNKDGKSTTLVDDKQTTLKRNHVDDIKIKEKPKMFKKTLFKKMKPPALK; encoded by the coding sequence ATGTCCGATATTTCTGTTCTTAAAGgtatagaaaataatgGGTTGGACAAATACAGATTGGAAGAGTCCGAGGGAcataaagaaataaatgTGCAAGGGAAAGAGGAACTTTTTGAACTAGCCATAGAATTACCAAAGTTATATCGTAAAAAGAATTATGATGTAATATGTGCATTAATAAGAAATTATATTCAAAGATATCCTAAATGTATTGATGgatatatatgttttagtaccttttatatgaaaataaaaaagtatCGAGATAGTTtgaatttaatatatgCAGCTTTATATGtagataaagaaaataaatcCTTAATAAATTTGTTAAAAGAATGTGAAGAAAAGTTAGTTTTAGAAATATGTCAAATACCaggaaaatataaaaactGGATAGGATATCCAGAGAGTAGATTATCAAATGACAAAGGCGATGTTTACAATTATAATgacaatataaataaatatgacaatataaataaatataataacaatgaggagaaacaaataaatgcatatacaaataaaaatttatataatttgaaaaaaatgcAAATTATGAAACATGGACAATATTATGTTGCTCTTGCTAAAAAAGATTTAATACCAGgagaaataatatttcagAGTAAACCTTTTATGTTAACACAACATATAATTAGTGAAGAATATACCTATTCTACATGTTATCATTGTTtaaaagaaagaaaagtaaaagaaaaatgttATGCTTGTCCTCTCAATCCACATACGTGtccatatattttttgtagTTGGAAATGTTTaattgataatataaaaattcatCAAGTTGAATGTACTTTATTACCTATAATATCTGCAGCAGCAAAAGAAAGTAATTTGAGTTATTATATAGTTCTTCATATTTTCCGTGTATTAataaaatcaaaaataaataaaggatataaagataaagaacataatattataaatgaCATATTTAGTTTACaatcttattattattcagttaaagaaaatcaaaaagaattatttgAATCATTTAATATTCTTTCAAATAGAATAATATTAGAATTACCTTCatcattttatttacatttaaaacaaaaagaGCTAGTTGAATTtatgttaataatatggCAACATTCTccttttattaaatattattccCCTTCATCAATTATTCAGCATACAAATCCAGAGACAGCATTTGGTCTTTTCTTTTGCCCATTAATATCAAAACTGCATCACAGTTGTGTTCCTACTTGTAGTATTCATTTTGATGAATATGGAATATTATCTGTTCGGTCTTTGTGTAATATACCTGAGGGTGGAAAATTATGTGTAAGCATATTATCTGATCAATATTTACCCCTCAAAATTAGAAAGAATGTTAGAGGCATGCCCCGTGTCTTTGCTTGTGGTTGCATCAGATGTACAGATCCTACAGAAAATAATATGCATTTGAGAAGTATGAAATGTCCTAGATGTATTATAGGATATATATACCCTATAAAAACTGAAGCGCTCATAGAGGCCTTAAAATTGTATCGATTTGACAAGCAGGCAGATATGGCAAGTAAGAAAAGTGGTATGTCAGAATATAAGATGGTGAGTAATAAGATATATGACAACCAAACGGATCAAATGGGTGAAAAAAAAGGGGATGACCAAAAAATTAATTCGAGcaaaaataatgataataataataataataatattaacaatagtgatagtaataataataataatagttaTCATTATAGTAAGGATGATGGTAAGCTGTTcaataataaagaaatgaatgttttaaaaaaactCGGAAACGAAATGGAGAGATGGATATGCTCTAATTGTGGTAAGCTATCCTTTGTAGGTAATAAGAAATGTATAAGATTAGAAAATAAggtttttttatattataatgaagCTGAAAAGAATTATATGGATGGAAATATAATTCTTGCTAGAAAACAActattacatatatataaagaatattgttatatattaaatcctaatcattatatattatttaatattaatgtatTACTAGCTGGATTATTAAGATATGATCCTAATAAagatttatttaattctttattGCATTTAAGAAAAGCTATAATATCAGCTGATAATGTGTTACCTATATGTTCTTtagaaaaaatacatttaCATACATGTCTTTCTgaatatacatatatgtgttctaatttatataaattatatcataAGGGCATGGGCATAGCACcagaatatattatagatCCTTTATTCTATGCTATATGGAATTCTTGTGTTATAACTGGTTATGAATCTACATTAAccataatattattacaacAGTTAAGAAATTTCTGTATCTTATTAAATAAGTTTACAAGTCCATacaacaaaataatatttcatattaatagaaaagaagaattttgtgatttttattatcaagTCACACAAAAGAAAAATCATCCATTTAAgcatataaaaaaaattgttgAGCAAGATCCTTTTTATCCAGTATATATGACTTGTCAacattttcatataaaagatataaataaaaaatattttataaatatattaaaaagttTTAAAAACATACGTTATATAGGAAATGGATTAACAGCATTATCTTTAGCAGCATCTGTTGGAAATATTGAACTAGTTAAAATACTTTTgaaattaaattattctatttttataaaaaatgaaatgaatatgaatgttcttttatatatggCTAGTTCCATTCTTCCAGATGAACAGCTAGTATACCattcaaattattattacacTTTGATGAAAGAGATACAATTGCAGCATGTTAATTTTGATACATTCCAAAATGAATATGGAAGATACATAAATGttatatcaaataaaatggaacaaaaagaattgattaaaagaaataaaacaaaccaatatgaaataaataatacatataataataataataataatgatgatgatgccaaatgtaatattatttgtgatataaaacatatagATTCACAAAATATGCAATCCTATCAATTAGAAATGACATTCCCTTTTAATGATATGCCACTTGATGATGATTTCATATATGGAGAAAAAAGCAGAGAAATAGATTCAAAACAAGCAACCATTTTAATACTCTTCCTAACTTATTTAGATAAACtacaaataaaaagaaaaaaaagctataaaatcaaatataataagaaatgGAATTTAAGTGAAAGAATTCAATCctttcaaaaaaaaaaaaaaaaaaaaaaaaaaaaaaaaattaaaaaaattaaaaatcTAATACATAATGGAACTAAATATGGTTTGAATATAAATCGAAATAATGATATGTCTAATGAGGTTGATATTAAACTGGatagaaaaataaataatgataagagtaaagatgatgaaaatgGATCAACGGACGgaaaaattttaaataataataataatataagtGATGATGATACAAGTGGTGATGATGCAAGTGGTGATGATACAACTAGTGATGATACAACTAGTGATGATACAACTAGTGACGATATAAATGGTGACCATATAAATGGTAACGATATAAATGGTAACCATATAAATGGTGACGATACAGATGAATATTCTTGTGATGATAGTTCCCTTTCAGATAGCTCAGATGTAATATTAAACAGCAAGATAAGAAATTACTATACCACCAAATTGTTAACTAAATCTGTATCTCATAAAATTTTAGGGTCGAACAATGCATTGCATTATGCATGTGCAAGAGGAAAAAAAGAACTAGTAAAACAACTGATTATAAGTGGTATACCTATAAATCTTTTAAACAATGAAGGAGCCACAGGATTGCATTTAGCATGTTTAAATGGACATAAAGAAATAGTAGATATATTACTTGAACATAAGAACGATAGTTTAATTAATAGTATAACATGTCATGGAGAAACACCATTAATGTTAGGTGCTTATGGTTTACATTATAATGTTGTAAAGATATTGattgaaaaaaaagcaaaaattattgttaataaaaaagaaacattATTACATTGTTTAGTATATGGATTATTAAGAATGCatactatatattataaaagtaataaatatatagataatgATACATCTTATTTATCTATACAACAATTCAATGAATTATATTCATCCAAATATTTTACACAAGGAGGAGAATCATCTTAtctaaatataaatttctCTACATCATATATACCTATAATAGAAAATTTACCAAATgacttttttttattaccattcaaattattacatagattaaaaaaagcaatacttattttaaaatatattatgcATCTATGTcctatatatttatatgaagtcaaaaataataatggtTATAATCCTTACGAATTATTAAAAGCAATGTGGTCAAAAATGTGTGAAAGGAGAATCTATGTCTTATCTGTTTCTGATATAAAAATCGCATCATTTAACGAACAACAAAGGAATCTAGTTTTTCAAGCATGGTCTCTTATAACATCTTTGGTCAATCTACTCTCTTCTATTCTGCAGCCTGACAAATCTGTATTGACATCgatttataaaaattttatttatgtgGATAGTACTGATAAGGTTAAGCTTGTGTCGGATGGGCCAGATAAAAAAGAGGgggaagaaaaaaaaattaaagatgataaaaatgatcAAGGTGaccaaaaaaataaagatgataaaaatgatcaaggtgaagaaaaaattaaagatgataaaaatgatcAAGGTGAcgaaaaaaataaagatgaCAAAAATGATCAAAGTGAcgaaaaaaataaagatgacataaatgaaaaagatgacgaaaaaaataaagatgacataaatgaaaaaggtgacgaaaaaaataaagatgataaaaattatcaaagtgacgaaaaaaataaagttCAAGGTCTAAATAAGGACGGTAAGTCGACTACCTTAGTAGATGATAAACAAACTACACTTAAACGCAACCACGttgatgatataaaaataaaagagaaacccaaaatgtttaaaaaaacattattTAAGAAAATGAAACCCCCAGCATTGAAATAA